One genomic segment of Thalassospiraceae bacterium LMO-SO8 includes these proteins:
- a CDS encoding class 1 fructose-bisphosphatase, translating to MGSERLTLAHFLYEDVRNEPQATGELASLINDIAAACKAVASLVNHGDLAGNLGGAVGQNIQDETQKELDVLANDTFLAWTRRGGQLTALASEEMEDPYIIPMDEPRGKYLLVFDPLDGSSNIEINGPVGTIFSILRSPDPTRLATKEDFLQPGRNQIAAGYVLYSASTTMLLTLEGKGVTKFTLDPNVGEFVLVERDIQVPAQAKEFAINASNQRFWDAPVARYVGECLAGKTGPRGRDFNMRWVAAMVADVHRAISRGGVFMYPVDAKCREKGGRLRLLYEASPMAMIIEHAGGRATTGLCPILDVQPTDIHQRVPVMMGSAEEVEILEHYHAEAEADAAPASRAGAAE from the coding sequence ATGGGTAGCGAAAGACTGACACTCGCCCATTTCCTTTACGAAGACGTCCGTAACGAACCGCAGGCGACGGGCGAGCTTGCCTCGCTGATCAACGACATCGCGGCCGCGTGCAAGGCCGTGGCCAGTCTGGTCAATCACGGCGATCTCGCGGGTAACCTGGGCGGGGCCGTCGGTCAGAACATTCAGGACGAGACCCAGAAGGAATTGGACGTCCTGGCCAACGACACCTTCCTGGCCTGGACCCGCCGTGGCGGGCAGCTGACGGCGCTGGCGTCCGAGGAAATGGAAGACCCCTACATCATCCCCATGGACGAGCCGCGCGGCAAATACCTCCTGGTATTCGATCCGCTGGACGGATCGTCCAACATCGAAATCAACGGCCCGGTGGGCACGATCTTCTCCATCCTGCGCTCGCCCGACCCGACGCGCCTGGCGACCAAGGAAGATTTCCTACAACCCGGGCGCAACCAGATCGCCGCCGGCTACGTCCTGTATTCCGCGTCCACGACCATGCTGCTGACGCTTGAGGGCAAAGGTGTCACCAAGTTCACCCTGGATCCCAACGTCGGCGAATTCGTGCTGGTCGAACGCGACATCCAGGTGCCGGCCCAGGCCAAGGAGTTCGCCATCAACGCGTCGAACCAGCGGTTCTGGGACGCGCCGGTCGCCCGCTATGTCGGCGAATGCCTGGCGGGCAAGACCGGCCCCCGCGGCCGCGACTTCAACATGCGTTGGGTCGCCGCCATGGTCGCCGACGTGCACCGCGCGATTTCGCGCGGCGGGGTGTTCATGTATCCGGTCGACGCGAAATGCCGGGAAAAGGGCGGCCGCCTGCGCCTGCTCTACGAAGCCTCGCCCATGGCCATGATCATCGAACATGCCGGCGGACGGGCGACAACGGGCCTGTGTCCGATTCTCGACGTCCAGCCGACGGATATCCACCAGCGCGTTCCGGTGATGATGGGCTCGGCCGAGGAAGTTGAAATCCTCGAGCACTATCACGCCGAGGCGGAAGCCGACGCCGCCCCCGCCAGCCGCGCCGGCGCGGCGGAGTAG
- a CDS encoding OmpA family protein, with the protein MGVIKEDVVQFQAGPHRGLLRSVPMVAVMAVLLTGCSSVPDAVNPAEWYKSTVDLFSGDKAAGDPEEEARRQREQQVAEAAGQEQSSKEFPKVSDVTKQQESRNLGLAADPDRPRYAPAITRQDQSAAADPVRPATAPTAPPAPTPMAEKPASKTMAEGPKLTQPKETLTPPAGEEQLATTVPGVPQFTIPTQAEQEAEFSGFQNRMQKRLAEILAAAGEEPKFVRPTGMPSGVGVGETMVISGDGVIEPGMTELPATVMEGAAVAGTPQSQPLPPGATRVATIVFPNGSSKLSVRDRQILAQVVALQKERGGTLHVVGHSSSRTRNLSPEKHRLVNYKMSAERAKMVAKELIRRGANRRTVATAALSDTQPLYQEIMPNGEAGNRRAEIFLTR; encoded by the coding sequence ATGGGCGTGATTAAGGAGGACGTTGTTCAGTTTCAGGCTGGCCCGCATCGGGGCCTGTTGCGGTCCGTGCCGATGGTTGCCGTCATGGCGGTCCTCTTGACCGGCTGTTCGTCGGTGCCCGACGCCGTCAACCCGGCCGAATGGTACAAAAGCACGGTCGATCTGTTCTCCGGCGACAAGGCTGCCGGTGACCCCGAGGAAGAGGCGCGCCGTCAGCGCGAGCAGCAGGTTGCGGAAGCCGCCGGCCAGGAACAGTCATCCAAGGAATTCCCCAAGGTGTCCGATGTGACCAAGCAGCAAGAGAGCCGTAATCTAGGCCTTGCCGCCGATCCGGACCGCCCGCGCTATGCGCCCGCCATCACCCGTCAGGACCAGAGCGCCGCCGCCGATCCGGTGCGCCCGGCAACCGCCCCCACGGCGCCGCCCGCCCCGACGCCGATGGCCGAAAAGCCGGCATCCAAGACCATGGCCGAGGGGCCCAAGCTGACCCAACCCAAGGAAACCCTGACCCCGCCCGCCGGCGAGGAGCAACTGGCGACCACGGTCCCGGGCGTGCCGCAGTTCACGATCCCGACCCAGGCTGAACAGGAAGCCGAATTCTCCGGGTTCCAGAACCGCATGCAGAAACGGTTGGCCGAAATTCTCGCCGCCGCCGGGGAAGAACCCAAGTTCGTGCGCCCGACCGGCATGCCGTCCGGCGTGGGTGTCGGCGAAACGATGGTGATTTCCGGTGACGGCGTCATCGAGCCGGGAATGACCGAGCTTCCGGCCACCGTCATGGAAGGGGCCGCCGTGGCGGGCACGCCCCAGTCGCAGCCGCTGCCGCCGGGGGCGACCCGGGTCGCGACCATCGTGTTCCCCAACGGCTCGTCCAAGCTGTCGGTGCGCGACCGCCAGATTCTGGCCCAGGTCGTGGCCTTGCAGAAGGAACGGGGAGGCACCCTGCATGTGGTCGGCCACTCGTCCTCGCGGACGCGCAACCTGAGCCCGGAAAAGCACCGTCTGGTGAACTACAAGATGTCCGCCGAGCGGGCCAAGATGGTCGCCAAGGAACTGATCCGGCGTGGCGCGAATCGGCGCACGGTGGCGACCGCGGCGCTGTCCGACACGCAGCCGCTGTATCAGGAAATCATGCCGAACGGCGAAGCCGGGAACCGGCGCGCGGAAATCTTTTTGACGCGCTGA
- a CDS encoding LL-diaminopimelate aminotransferase, protein MKQEFHRIRRLPPYVFAEVNAMKARARANGEDIIDFGMGNPDLPTPQHIVDKMVEAAQDPKTHRYSNSRGIPGLRKALSAYYERRFNVSVDPEHEAIVTLGSKEGLANLSAAITSPGDVILVPNPSYPIHQFGFIINGAAVRNIPVKADEDFFRALERAVQHSVPKPTAIVLNYPNNPTAELCTLAFYEQVVDFCRFHEIYILSDLAYSEVYFDNNPPPSILQIQKAWDVAVEFTSMSKTYSMPGWRIGFAAGNRELISALARVKSYLDYGAFTPIQVAAAAALNGPQDCVDEMRAVYKERRDVLISGLASAGWDVPAPPATMFAWAPIPEDMAHLGSLEFSKLLLSEAQVAVAPGVGFGEHGDGFVRIAVVENVHRTRQALRAIKSFLQRYRAGNLDNLDAGRRALGG, encoded by the coding sequence ATGAAACAGGAATTCCACCGTATCCGCCGTCTCCCGCCCTATGTGTTCGCGGAAGTGAACGCCATGAAGGCGCGCGCCCGCGCCAACGGCGAGGACATCATTGATTTCGGCATGGGCAACCCGGACCTGCCGACACCGCAGCACATCGTCGATAAGATGGTCGAGGCGGCGCAGGATCCGAAGACCCACCGGTATTCCAATTCGCGCGGCATTCCCGGCTTGCGCAAGGCGCTGTCGGCCTATTACGAGCGCCGATTCAATGTTTCCGTGGACCCGGAACACGAAGCCATCGTGACCCTAGGGTCCAAGGAAGGCCTCGCCAACCTGTCGGCGGCCATCACCAGCCCCGGCGACGTGATCCTGGTGCCGAACCCGAGCTACCCGATCCATCAGTTCGGCTTCATCATCAACGGCGCCGCCGTGCGCAACATTCCGGTCAAGGCCGACGAGGACTTCTTCCGCGCCCTGGAGCGCGCCGTGCAGCACAGCGTGCCCAAGCCGACGGCGATCGTCCTCAACTATCCGAACAACCCGACGGCGGAGCTCTGCACCCTGGCGTTCTACGAACAAGTGGTCGATTTCTGCCGCTTCCACGAAATCTACATCCTGTCGGATCTGGCCTATTCGGAAGTTTATTTCGACAACAATCCGCCGCCGTCAATTTTGCAGATTCAAAAGGCCTGGGACGTCGCCGTCGAATTCACGTCGATGAGCAAGACCTATTCCATGCCCGGGTGGCGTATCGGCTTCGCGGCCGGCAACCGGGAACTGATTTCCGCTTTGGCGCGGGTAAAGTCCTATCTGGATTACGGCGCCTTCACGCCGATCCAGGTGGCCGCCGCCGCCGCGCTGAACGGGCCGCAGGACTGCGTCGACGAGATGCGCGCGGTCTACAAGGAACGCCGCGACGTGCTGATTTCCGGCCTGGCGTCCGCCGGCTGGGACGTGCCGGCGCCGCCGGCGACGATGTTCGCTTGGGCACCGATCCCCGAGGACATGGCCCATCTCGGTTCTCTCGAGTTTTCCAAGCTTCTGCTGTCCGAGGCCCAGGTCGCGGTCGCGCCCGGTGTCGGCTTCGGCGAACACGGTGACGGCTTCGTGCGCATCGCCGTGGTGGAAAACGTGCATCGGACGCGGCAGGCCCTGCGCGCCATCAAGTCCTTCCTGCAACGTTACCGCGCCGGTAATCTGGATAACTTGGACGCCGGCAGGCGGGCCCTCGGCGGATGA
- a CDS encoding homoserine dehydrogenase, producing MTAPLRVGIAGLGTVGAGTVRVLATHRDEIARRAGRAIDITAVSARDPNKDRGVDLSGVSWTDDPLTLAADPAVDVVVELIGGSDGVAKDLCEAALANGKHVVTANKALIAHHGQTLAAAAEKSGVALTFEAAVAGGIPILKGLREGLAANAISRVYGILNGTCNYILTEMRDTGREFNDVLAEAQAEGYAETDPSFDIDGIDAAHKLAILAALAFGTQVDFKSVHVEGIRHVSPVDLAFAKELGYGIKLLGIATETAAGVEQRVHPCMVPMDAPINHVDGVFNAVVAEGDFVDRVLMQGRGAGAGPTASAVVADIIDIARGNMVPGFARPAADLTTPRPVSMAAHRGCYYMRFEVVDKPGVFAGIAQALGAHNVSMESIIQRGRDPGERVPVVMTTHDTLESDMTEAVAAIAALDAVVMTPRIIRIEDL from the coding sequence ATGACGGCGCCGTTGCGCGTGGGCATTGCCGGGCTTGGCACTGTCGGCGCGGGCACGGTCCGGGTCCTGGCCACCCATCGGGACGAGATCGCCCGCCGGGCCGGTCGCGCCATCGACATCACCGCCGTTTCCGCCCGTGATCCCAACAAGGACCGTGGCGTCGATCTGTCCGGGGTTTCGTGGACGGATGACCCCCTGACGCTGGCCGCCGATCCCGCCGTGGACGTGGTGGTTGAGTTGATCGGCGGGTCCGACGGCGTCGCCAAGGACCTGTGCGAAGCAGCCCTGGCCAACGGCAAGCACGTCGTTACCGCCAACAAGGCGCTGATCGCCCATCACGGTCAGACGCTCGCCGCCGCCGCCGAGAAATCGGGCGTGGCGCTGACCTTCGAGGCGGCCGTGGCGGGCGGCATTCCAATCCTGAAGGGGTTGCGCGAAGGGCTGGCGGCCAACGCCATTTCCCGGGTCTACGGCATTCTCAACGGCACCTGCAATTACATCCTGACGGAAATGCGCGACACCGGGCGCGAGTTCAATGACGTGCTGGCCGAGGCCCAGGCCGAGGGCTATGCCGAGACCGACCCCAGTTTCGACATCGACGGCATCGACGCCGCCCACAAGCTGGCGATTCTGGCGGCCCTGGCGTTCGGTACCCAGGTCGATTTCAAGTCGGTCCATGTCGAGGGCATCCGCCATGTCTCGCCCGTCGATCTGGCCTTCGCCAAGGAACTGGGGTACGGCATCAAGCTTTTGGGCATCGCCACGGAAACGGCGGCGGGGGTCGAGCAGCGGGTGCACCCCTGCATGGTGCCGATGGATGCGCCGATCAATCATGTCGACGGTGTATTCAACGCCGTCGTCGCCGAAGGCGATTTCGTCGACCGTGTGCTGATGCAGGGCCGGGGTGCGGGCGCCGGGCCGACGGCTTCCGCCGTGGTCGCCGACATCATCGACATCGCGCGCGGCAACATGGTGCCGGGCTTCGCCCGCCCGGCGGCGGATCTGACCACCCCTCGGCCCGTGTCCATGGCGGCGCACCGGGGCTGCTATTACATGCGGTTCGAGGTCGTGGACAAGCCGGGCGTGTTCGCCGGCATCGCCCAGGCCTTGGGCGCGCATAACGTGTCCATGGAATCGATCATCCAGCGCGGCCGCGATCCGGGCGAGCGCGTGCCGGTGGTGATGACCACCCACGACACCCTGGAATCGGACATGACCGAGGCGGTTGCCGCCATCGCCGCCCTTGACGCCGTGGTCATGACGCCGCGTATCATTCGCATCGAAGACCTGTAG
- the recJ gene encoding single-stranded-DNA-specific exonuclease RecJ, with the protein MCPSSLAGPDIGTADHPRHGRAETARVLGVARSLTGRQWLERPVDPRTVQTFVQRWELSELTARVLAGRGVNVEDVPSFLAPTLRDLLPDPDRFLDMGQGAERLAGAIMQNECIGIFGDYDVDGATSSALLSRFVRAAGGRTAVHIPDRIKEGYGPNTAAILGLKDNHGASVVVTVDCGTLAFEPLAAARDAGIDVVVVDHHTAEADLPKAEAVINPNRLDEAAGYGQLAAVGVTFLLIVAINRVLRGAGWYTSRPEPDLMQWLDMVALGTVCDVVPLTGINRALVTQGMKIMAGRRNLGLRALADVAGVDEAPTAYHLGFVMGPRVNAGGRVGESDLGYRLMTTEHEDEAWHLARKLDAFNRDRQTIEGVVLQGAMAQLEDAGGGSANAMGAVALAHGDGWHPGVIGIVASRLKERYNRPACVVAFNGDGDLGVGSGRSVKGVDLGAAIIAARQAGLIVKGGGHAMAAGFTVARDRLAAFRAFLDDRVAAHVAEGGILPTLYLDGGLRPDGATEALVDEIALLGPFGAGNPEPRFVMPHVRLTYADRVGENHVKCSVAKDSRGALEGIAFRALDSDLGPALLNHDGRLMHLAGRLRFNNWNGRTTVQFQIEDAQPAGG; encoded by the coding sequence ATGTGTCCAAGCTCTCTCGCAGGTCCTGACATCGGGACAGCGGATCATCCGCGGCATGGCAGGGCCGAAACGGCCCGGGTTCTCGGCGTCGCGCGCTCACTGACCGGGCGTCAGTGGCTGGAACGGCCTGTCGACCCGCGCACCGTGCAGACCTTCGTTCAACGGTGGGAGCTTTCCGAGCTGACGGCCCGCGTGCTGGCCGGGCGCGGCGTCAATGTGGAGGACGTGCCGAGTTTCCTGGCGCCGACCTTGCGCGACCTCTTGCCCGACCCGGATCGTTTTCTCGACATGGGGCAGGGGGCCGAACGCCTGGCCGGGGCCATCATGCAGAACGAATGCATCGGCATCTTCGGCGACTACGACGTGGACGGGGCGACCTCGTCGGCGCTGCTGAGCCGCTTCGTGCGCGCCGCCGGCGGACGCACGGCGGTCCATATCCCCGACCGCATCAAGGAAGGCTACGGCCCCAATACGGCGGCCATCCTGGGGCTGAAGGACAACCACGGGGCGTCCGTGGTGGTCACGGTGGATTGCGGCACGCTGGCGTTCGAGCCCCTGGCCGCCGCCCGTGACGCCGGCATCGACGTGGTCGTGGTCGACCACCACACGGCCGAGGCCGACCTGCCCAAGGCCGAGGCGGTGATCAATCCCAACCGTCTGGACGAAGCGGCCGGATACGGCCAACTGGCCGCCGTGGGCGTGACGTTCCTTCTGATCGTGGCCATCAACCGGGTGCTGCGCGGGGCGGGCTGGTACACGTCGCGGCCCGAACCTGACCTGATGCAATGGCTCGACATGGTCGCCCTGGGCACGGTCTGCGACGTGGTGCCTTTGACGGGAATTAACCGTGCTTTGGTTACTCAAGGCATGAAGATCATGGCGGGGCGGCGGAATTTAGGGCTTCGCGCCCTGGCCGACGTGGCCGGGGTGGACGAGGCGCCGACGGCCTATCACCTGGGCTTCGTCATGGGCCCCCGGGTCAACGCCGGCGGGCGGGTCGGCGAATCGGACCTGGGATACCGGCTGATGACCACGGAACACGAGGACGAGGCCTGGCATCTGGCGCGCAAGCTGGATGCCTTCAACCGCGACCGCCAGACCATCGAGGGGGTGGTGCTGCAAGGTGCGATGGCGCAGCTTGAGGACGCCGGCGGCGGCAGCGCCAACGCCATGGGGGCCGTGGCCTTGGCCCACGGCGACGGCTGGCACCCGGGGGTCATCGGCATCGTCGCGAGCCGCCTGAAGGAACGCTACAACCGGCCGGCCTGCGTTGTTGCCTTTAACGGCGACGGCGATCTCGGTGTCGGCTCCGGCCGGTCGGTCAAGGGCGTGGATCTGGGCGCCGCCATCATCGCCGCGCGCCAGGCGGGCCTGATCGTGAAGGGCGGCGGCCATGCCATGGCGGCGGGGTTCACCGTGGCGCGCGACCGCCTGGCGGCGTTCCGCGCCTTTCTCGATGACCGGGTGGCCGCTCATGTGGCCGAAGGCGGCATTCTGCCGACGCTCTATCTTGACGGCGGTCTTCGCCCCGACGGGGCGACCGAGGCCCTGGTCGATGAAATCGCCCTGCTGGGCCCCTTCGGGGCCGGCAATCCCGAGCCGCGCTTCGTCATGCCGCACGTGCGCCTGACCTATGCCGACCGGGTCGGGGAGAATCACGTGAAGTGTTCTGTCGCGAAGGACAGCCGGGGGGCGCTTGAAGGCATCGCTTTCCGGGCCCTCGATTCCGATCTCGGGCCGGCTTTGTTGAACCATGACGGACGCCTGATGCACTTGGCGGGACGCCTGCGTTTCAACAACTGGAACGGCCGAACCACGGTGCAATTCCAGATCGAGGACGCCCAGCCGGCGGGCGGATGA
- the glpX gene encoding class II fructose-bisphosphatase gives MTDAVTDRNLALEAVRVTEAAAVAAMAHLGGGDERAADEAAVKAMMDSLDTLMVDGTVRMGEGEEGEVEDLYTGQKLGTGGAPKADVAVLALEGKSIIARGGYNALSVIALAQDGGFLSVPNLYMEKIAVGPGLPKNIVDLDADPADNLTALAKAKKVKVSDLVVCMLDRPRHAQIVAKVREAGARIRLILDGDVSGVVATALPGSGVDIFLGSGRATQGVLAAAALRGLGGQMQSRLIVRNDDETARLRKAGVDDPARKYDMTDMASGNVTFAATGVTTGPMLSGVQFPGRGMATTHSLVVRSKTLTLRYIEGHHHVSKLSRRS, from the coding sequence GTGACCGATGCCGTGACCGACCGCAATCTGGCCCTTGAGGCCGTCCGTGTGACCGAGGCCGCCGCCGTGGCGGCCATGGCCCATCTGGGCGGCGGCGACGAGCGCGCCGCCGACGAGGCCGCCGTGAAGGCCATGATGGACAGTCTGGACACCCTGATGGTGGACGGCACCGTGCGCATGGGCGAGGGCGAGGAAGGCGAGGTCGAGGATCTGTATACGGGCCAGAAGCTTGGCACCGGCGGTGCGCCCAAGGCCGACGTCGCCGTGCTGGCGCTCGAGGGCAAGTCGATCATCGCGCGCGGCGGTTACAACGCGCTGTCGGTCATCGCCCTGGCCCAGGACGGGGGTTTTCTCTCCGTGCCTAATCTCTACATGGAAAAGATCGCCGTCGGCCCGGGCCTGCCCAAGAACATTGTCGATCTGGACGCCGACCCGGCGGACAACCTGACGGCTCTCGCCAAGGCCAAGAAGGTCAAGGTGTCGGATTTGGTGGTCTGCATGCTCGACCGGCCGCGCCATGCGCAGATCGTCGCCAAGGTGCGGGAGGCGGGGGCCCGTATTCGCCTGATTCTCGACGGTGACGTGTCCGGCGTGGTCGCTACGGCCCTGCCGGGATCGGGCGTCGATATCTTCCTGGGCAGCGGGCGGGCGACCCAGGGCGTGCTGGCCGCCGCCGCGTTGCGCGGCCTGGGCGGGCAAATGCAAAGCCGCCTGATCGTGCGCAACGACGACGAGACGGCGCGCCTGCGCAAGGCCGGGGTCGATGACCCGGCCCGCAAGTACGACATGACCGACATGGCGTCCGGTAACGTCACCTTCGCCGCCACCGGCGTGACCACGGGGCCCATGCTGTCCGGCGTTCAGTTTCCCGGTCGCGGCATGGCGACCACCCATTCGCTCGTCGTGCGCTCCAAGACGCTGACGCTGCGCTACATCGAAGGACACCATCATGTGTCCAAGCTCTCTCGCAGGTCCTGA